In Melioribacteraceae bacterium 4301-Me, a genomic segment contains:
- the tkt gene encoding transketolase, whose protein sequence is MRNQDFEVKEKIEKLAVNTIRILCAEGVQKANSGHPGMPMGMADVAYVLWTKFLKFNPKDPDWINRDRFILSAGHGSMLLYTMLYLSGYDVTLDDLKSFRQLNSRTPGHPEYGCLPGVETTTGPLGQGFANGIGMAIASKMLAERYNTEEFKIFGNHYIYAIVSDGDLMEGIASEAASYAGYLGLGNIIYIYDDNHITIEGNTELTFSEDVAKRFEAYGWHTVKIDGQDHTQIYNAISEGQKEKDRPTLILARTTIGYGSPNKANTAGVHGSPLGEEELQLTKKNLGWNYQESFFVPPEVKQIFDKRINELKAEYEIWQKQFVEWKSKYPELAKKFIKALHKELPSNLEKLLFTEDLLKENATRSLSSQVIQKIADYIPFVVGGSADLAPSTSTFMKKYESISKGKFGGKNFHFGIREHGMGGILNGLSLYGGFIPFGATFLVFSDYMRGSIRLAALSKLQVIYVFTHDSIFLGEDGPTHQPIEHLAALRAIPNLIVIRPADGYETLAAWSYALNNKSGPTAIILTRQKVGTVTRNLDFNYELFYKGGYIAVKEKENLPELVLAASGSELSLATETAKLLHDKFSVRVVSVPSLDLLKEQSKEYLQDLIPSTSKVVVIEAAITQGWGDLIRNEILRIDLNDFGKSAPYKILADYYGFTPQKAANKIFDWLKLTN, encoded by the coding sequence ATGAGGAACCAAGACTTCGAGGTTAAAGAAAAAATAGAAAAATTAGCCGTTAACACAATTAGAATACTTTGTGCTGAAGGAGTACAAAAAGCAAATTCAGGTCACCCTGGAATGCCAATGGGTATGGCCGATGTTGCTTATGTTTTGTGGACCAAATTTTTAAAATTCAATCCGAAAGATCCTGACTGGATTAATAGAGATAGATTTATTCTTTCTGCGGGACATGGTTCAATGTTGCTTTACACTATGCTTTATCTTAGTGGTTACGATGTAACATTGGACGATTTAAAATCATTTAGGCAACTGAACAGTCGTACTCCTGGTCACCCAGAATATGGCTGCTTGCCAGGTGTCGAAACAACTACTGGTCCTTTGGGACAAGGGTTTGCAAATGGAATTGGAATGGCGATTGCTTCAAAAATGTTAGCTGAACGATACAATACGGAAGAATTTAAAATTTTTGGCAATCATTATATATATGCAATTGTAAGCGACGGCGATTTAATGGAAGGCATTGCATCCGAAGCTGCTTCGTATGCAGGTTACTTAGGCTTAGGCAATATAATTTATATTTACGATGATAATCATATTACTATTGAAGGTAATACAGAACTAACTTTTTCTGAAGATGTTGCAAAAAGATTTGAAGCTTACGGTTGGCATACGGTAAAAATAGATGGGCAAGACCACACACAAATTTATAATGCAATTTCAGAAGGGCAAAAAGAAAAAGATAGACCTACATTAATTCTTGCAAGAACAACAATTGGCTATGGCAGTCCTAACAAAGCTAATACTGCCGGTGTTCATGGTTCGCCTTTGGGTGAAGAAGAATTGCAATTAACAAAGAAAAATTTAGGATGGAATTATCAAGAAAGTTTTTTCGTACCACCAGAAGTAAAACAAATATTTGATAAGAGGATAAATGAACTTAAAGCAGAATATGAAATATGGCAAAAGCAGTTTGTGGAATGGAAAAGTAAATACCCTGAATTAGCTAAAAAGTTCATTAAAGCACTTCATAAAGAACTTCCTTCTAACTTAGAAAAATTATTGTTTACGGAGGATTTGCTTAAAGAAAATGCGACACGTTCACTTTCAAGTCAAGTTATTCAAAAAATTGCTGACTATATTCCTTTTGTAGTAGGAGGTTCTGCCGACCTTGCGCCTTCAACAAGTACATTTATGAAAAAATACGAAAGTATATCAAAAGGCAAATTTGGAGGTAAAAATTTTCACTTTGGAATTCGTGAGCACGGAATGGGTGGAATTTTGAATGGTTTATCTTTGTATGGTGGATTTATTCCATTCGGCGCTACATTTTTGGTTTTTTCAGACTACATGAGAGGTTCGATTCGTCTTGCTGCACTTTCAAAATTGCAAGTAATTTATGTCTTTACACACGATAGTATTTTCCTTGGTGAAGATGGACCTACTCACCAGCCGATTGAACATTTGGCTGCGCTGCGTGCTATTCCAAACTTAATCGTGATTCGCCCTGCAGATGGCTACGAAACATTAGCAGCTTGGTCATACGCATTGAATAATAAATCAGGCCCAACTGCAATAATATTAACTCGTCAAAAAGTCGGTACGGTTACTAGAAATTTGGATTTTAATTACGAATTGTTTTATAAAGGAGGATATATTGCAGTTAAAGAAAAAGAAAACTTGCCAGAATTAGTGTTAGCTGCCAGTGGTTCTGAATTAAGTTTAGCAACCGAAACTGCTAAGTTGTTGCATGACAAATTTTCAGTTAGAGTTGTTTCTGTGCCATCTTTAGATTTATTAAAAGAACAATCAAAGGAATATTTACAGGACTTAATACCATCAACTTCTAAAGTAGTTGTTATCGAGGCTGCAATTACTCAAGGATGGGGTGATTTAATTAGGAACGAAATTTTAAGAATAGACCTTAATGATTTTGGTAAGTCTGCTCCATATAAAATTTTAGCAGATTATTATGGATTTACTCCACAGAAAGCTGCAAATAAAATTTTTGACTGGCTGAAATTGACAAATTAA
- the mgrA gene encoding L-glyceraldehyde 3-phosphate reductase, with protein MMDKVKFNAHRYEKMLYRRCGRSGILLPVISLGLWHNFGGVDDFQTAKKIIFRAFDLGITHFDLANNYGPPPGSAEANFGKIIKNELKSYRDELIISTKAGYLMWDGPYGEWGSKKYLVASLDQSLKRMNLDYVDIFYHHRPDPQTPLEETMGTLDLVIKQGKALYAGISNYDAEKTKEAFSILKNYGTTLLIHQPKYNMLNRWVELDLLSTLWDLGVGCISFSPLAQGILTTRYFNGIPKDSRAGKKHGFLKKEEVTEEVMNKVKRLAKIAEQRGQTISQLALAWNLRYKTVTSVLIGASSVKQLEENVKTIENLEISEHELEQIDDILKS; from the coding sequence ATGATGGATAAAGTAAAATTTAACGCTCACCGCTATGAGAAAATGCTTTATCGCCGTTGTGGCAGAAGCGGCATACTTTTGCCTGTGATTTCATTGGGACTATGGCATAACTTTGGGGGAGTTGATGACTTCCAAACGGCTAAGAAAATAATTTTTAGAGCGTTTGATCTTGGGATAACCCATTTTGATTTAGCAAATAATTATGGACCTCCTCCTGGTAGTGCTGAAGCTAATTTTGGTAAAATTATTAAAAACGAATTAAAATCCTATCGCGATGAATTAATAATTTCAACTAAAGCTGGTTATTTGATGTGGGATGGACCTTACGGTGAGTGGGGCTCGAAGAAATATTTAGTTGCCAGCTTAGACCAAAGTCTTAAACGAATGAATTTAGATTATGTCGATATTTTTTATCATCATCGTCCCGACCCTCAAACTCCTTTAGAAGAAACAATGGGAACATTAGATTTAGTTATAAAACAAGGCAAAGCACTTTATGCCGGAATTTCAAATTACGATGCAGAAAAAACTAAAGAGGCATTTTCTATCTTGAAAAATTACGGTACTACACTTCTAATTCATCAACCAAAATATAATATGTTAAACCGCTGGGTGGAACTAGATTTACTTTCTACATTGTGGGACTTAGGTGTAGGCTGCATTTCTTTTTCTCCATTGGCTCAAGGTATCTTAACAACCAGATATTTTAATGGTATCCCTAAAGATTCAAGAGCTGGGAAGAAACACGGTTTTCTTAAAAAAGAAGAAGTTACAGAAGAGGTAATGAACAAAGTAAAAAGGCTTGCAAAAATTGCCGAACAAAGGGGACAAACAATTTCACAATTGGCACTTGCTTGGAATTTGCGCTATAAAACAGTAACCTCTGTCTTAATTGGTGCAAGCAGTGTAAAACAACTTGAAGAAAACGTAAAAACTATAGAGAATCTCGAAATTAGTGAACATGAATTAGAACAGATAGATGATATTTTAAAAAGCTGA